A region of Gemmatimonadota bacterium DNA encodes the following proteins:
- a CDS encoding glucose 1-dehydrogenase: MNLERFSLKEKVAIVTGAGTGIGKGIATAMAESGARVVLAGRTRSRLDDTADDIKGFGGEALVVEADISNREDREALVTTVLDTWQQIDILVNNAGVNVRTPPEDYREEDWDQVMSTNLKGTFFLTQLAARHMIERKYGKIIHIASLSAITGIPLIPAYTAAKGGLASMTYQLAIDWARYNINVNSICPGYIRTPLTRPVEESERGAYILNRVPAGRWGEPEDIAGTAVFLAAPASDFLTGQLIVVDGGWMAGG; the protein is encoded by the coding sequence ATGAATCTCGAGCGGTTTTCACTCAAGGAGAAGGTTGCCATCGTAACCGGCGCGGGAACGGGCATCGGCAAGGGCATCGCGACGGCCATGGCCGAATCGGGCGCCCGGGTCGTCCTGGCGGGGCGGACCCGGTCACGGCTCGACGATACGGCGGATGATATCAAGGGCTTTGGCGGCGAAGCGCTGGTCGTGGAAGCGGACATATCGAATCGCGAAGACCGGGAAGCCCTGGTGACAACGGTTCTGGATACGTGGCAGCAGATCGACATCCTGGTCAACAACGCGGGGGTGAACGTACGCACGCCGCCGGAGGACTACCGCGAGGAGGACTGGGACCAGGTTATGAGCACCAACCTGAAGGGCACTTTTTTTCTCACCCAGCTTGCGGCCCGGCACATGATAGAGCGCAAATACGGCAAGATCATTCACATTGCCTCGCTGTCCGCCATTACGGGTATTCCCCTCATTCCCGCATACACGGCCGCCAAGGGCGGCCTCGCTTCCATGACGTATCAACTCGCGATCGACTGGGCGCGGTACAACATCAACGTCAATTCCATCTGTCCGGGATACATCCGGACCCCGCTGACCCGGCCTGTCGAAGAAAGCGAGCGGGGTGCCTACATCCTGAACCGGGTGCCGGCCGGCCGGTGGGGCGAACCGGAGGATATCGCGGGCACGGCGGTGTTTCTGGCCGCTCCGGCTTCCGATTTTCTCACGGGACAACTGATCGTGGTGGATGGCGGCTGGATGGCGGGCGGCTAG
- a CDS encoding DUF4416 family protein — MSAGRDVPSERDTSDGRDVPGESIYSTAPFAAMGQSATQEANHGMGTPGYSEPAKLICAVMGQDEAMLNRGRDLMAERYGEAELTSPVFEFSFTSYYEPEMGAGLVKRFIGFGPLVDPADLAGIKRTSNDLEAGVARPDSLPGRGVNIDPGYINGGQLVLATTKNYSHRIYLGNGIYAELTLLYTRGAFTPMPWTYRDYRTDEALAFFARVRGAFLAQRGKPQPGGSQAPAR, encoded by the coding sequence GTGTCGGCCGGCCGGGACGTACCGAGCGAACGGGATACGTCGGACGGCCGGGATGTGCCGGGCGAGTCAATATACAGCACCGCGCCCTTCGCGGCAATGGGACAAAGCGCGACGCAGGAGGCAAACCACGGCATGGGCACACCCGGATATTCCGAACCCGCAAAGCTGATCTGCGCCGTCATGGGGCAGGACGAGGCCATGCTGAACCGGGGACGCGATCTCATGGCCGAACGGTACGGCGAGGCGGAACTGACGAGTCCGGTATTCGAATTTTCCTTCACGTCCTACTACGAACCGGAAATGGGAGCCGGGCTGGTCAAGCGGTTCATCGGATTCGGACCGCTCGTGGACCCGGCGGATCTTGCCGGGATAAAGCGAACGAGCAATGACCTCGAAGCCGGAGTGGCGCGGCCTGACAGCCTGCCGGGACGGGGCGTGAACATCGATCCGGGTTACATCAATGGCGGACAACTCGTCCTGGCGACCACCAAGAACTACAGCCACCGCATCTATTTAGGGAACGGGATCTACGCGGAGTTGACCCTGTTGTATACCCGGGGCGCCTTTACTCCGATGCCCTGGACCTACCGGGACTACCGCACCGATGAAGCCCTCGCCTTCTTCGCCCGGGTGCGCGGTGCCTTTCTCGCTCAACGGGGAAAACCGCAGCCAGGTGGATCACAAGCGCCTGCGAGATGA
- a CDS encoding QueT transporter family protein codes for MREAITMWKYTRMVVLVALTAAMYAAVLIPFKLLPIIPGITELRPANVFPVICSLMFGPAGAWGAAFGNLIGDLMGGTYGLGSYFGMLGNFLLGYIPYRLWRILTTKEPGAWSPAMLVRYLYVTLLASIACGVTVGWGLDTLGLVPFHVLAPLISLNNFVTAAILGPLLLPVLYHRVKQWGLRYQDVMDPADLSRGRLPHVAHVIMVVALFGSLYAGISISLGMNEEAAGTIPLLFGLEITAPESLLMPVGANVGMGLLPLMVLLVIACILI; via the coding sequence GTGCGAGAAGCCATCACGATGTGGAAGTATACCAGGATGGTCGTCCTGGTAGCCCTGACGGCAGCCATGTATGCCGCCGTCCTCATTCCCTTTAAACTCCTCCCCATCATTCCCGGCATTACCGAGCTCCGGCCGGCCAACGTGTTCCCGGTCATCTGCTCGCTCATGTTCGGTCCCGCCGGCGCGTGGGGCGCGGCCTTCGGCAACCTCATCGGCGACCTGATGGGCGGCACCTACGGGCTGGGCAGCTACTTCGGCATGCTCGGCAATTTCCTGCTGGGCTACATCCCCTACCGGCTCTGGCGCATTCTGACCACGAAAGAACCGGGCGCGTGGTCGCCCGCCATGCTCGTGCGGTACCTGTACGTCACGCTGCTGGCGAGCATCGCCTGCGGCGTGACGGTCGGCTGGGGCCTGGACACCCTCGGGCTCGTGCCCTTCCACGTGCTGGCGCCTCTCATTTCCCTGAACAATTTCGTTACCGCGGCGATTCTGGGGCCGCTGCTGCTGCCCGTGCTCTATCACCGGGTCAAGCAGTGGGGCCTGCGCTATCAAGACGTCATGGACCCCGCCGATCTCTCCAGGGGCCGGCTCCCCCACGTCGCCCACGTGATCATGGTGGTGGCCCTCTTCGGCAGTCTGTACGCAGGGATTTCCATATCGCTGGGTATGAACGAGGAAGCTGCGGGGACGATTCCCCTGCTCTTCGGTCTCGAAATCACCGCGCCCGAAAGCCTGCTCATGCCGGTTGGCGCCAACGTCGGAATGGGACTGCTGCCCTTGATGGTCTTGCTTGTGATCGCCTGTATCCTGATCTGA
- a CDS encoding MFS transporter encodes MLSWIRSADRQLILFVLGAVSMGLSMGLGEISFNNFLSDTYHMDAMSRGELEFPRELPGFLVAAFAGILFFWSELKMAALSMALMAVGFLGLGFYGDLYGLMLVSMIIWSIGMHLQMPVTRTIALRLAREGRGATMLGRLSGIQTGAAILGSILLWMGLGGTSLGYLPVFALAALVALGGVYCYLAMRPIEGHTGNRPTFIMRKRYTLFYLLNILFGARKQIFITFGPWVLISIFDKPVSTIASLHLAASVIGMFFAPQLGKLIDRFGERLVLMIDAVLLVGVCLGYGFAAEMGLGAWTVDLIYASFVLDLVLFNVSIARTTYASKIVVKKDDLTATLSLGVTIDHAVSMSIPTLGGLVWVIYGYQHVFIGAAIVAVLTLIATSFISVTRPGSGRVSQAEAAG; translated from the coding sequence TTGCTTTCCTGGATCAGAAGCGCCGACCGTCAACTCATCCTCTTCGTGCTTGGCGCGGTCAGCATGGGCCTCTCGATGGGCCTGGGTGAGATCAGCTTCAACAACTTCCTCAGCGACACCTACCACATGGACGCGATGAGCCGTGGCGAGCTCGAGTTTCCCCGCGAGTTGCCGGGCTTCCTCGTCGCCGCTTTCGCCGGCATCCTGTTCTTCTGGTCCGAACTTAAAATGGCAGCCCTTTCCATGGCGCTGATGGCCGTGGGGTTCCTGGGGCTTGGATTTTACGGTGATCTGTACGGTCTGATGCTCGTTTCCATGATCATCTGGAGCATCGGCATGCACCTGCAGATGCCCGTGACGCGGACGATCGCCCTTCGGCTGGCCCGCGAAGGACGAGGCGCCACGATGCTGGGCCGCCTGAGCGGCATCCAGACAGGCGCCGCCATCCTGGGCAGTATCCTGCTCTGGATGGGACTGGGCGGCACTTCACTGGGCTATCTGCCCGTTTTCGCCCTTGCCGCGCTGGTGGCACTGGGGGGCGTCTACTGCTACCTGGCGATGCGTCCCATAGAGGGGCACACGGGCAACCGCCCCACCTTCATCATGCGGAAGCGGTACACCCTGTTCTACCTGCTGAACATCCTGTTCGGCGCGCGAAAGCAGATCTTCATAACCTTCGGTCCCTGGGTATTGATCAGCATCTTCGACAAACCGGTATCCACCATCGCCTCGCTCCACCTGGCCGCATCCGTTATCGGCATGTTCTTCGCGCCGCAACTGGGCAAGCTGATCGACCGGTTCGGGGAACGCCTGGTGCTGATGATCGACGCGGTACTGCTCGTCGGGGTGTGTCTCGGCTATGGCTTCGCCGCGGAAATGGGGCTGGGTGCTTGGACGGTGGACCTCATCTATGCCAGTTTCGTGCTCGACCTGGTCCTGTTCAACGTCAGTATCGCGCGGACCACCTACGCCAGCAAAATCGTCGTCAAAAAGGACGACCTCACCGCGACCCTGTCCCTGGGCGTAACCATCGACCACGCGGTGTCCATGTCCATTCCCACACTGGGCGGACTGGTCTGGGTCATCTACGGCTACCAGCACGTCTTCATCGGTGCGGCCATCGTCGCCGTCCTGACCCTGATCGCCACCAGTTTCATATCCGTGACCCGCCCGGGTTCGGGCCGGGTGAGCCAGGCGGAGGCGGCCGGGTGA
- a CDS encoding bifunctional nuclease family protein, with the protein MIRLKVYDVGPPYPLHATPVLWLADEEEEQVLILLIGIAEAFAIKSQIDASEEAPPRPMTHDLLKSVFEHFDAEVQFVLISELREQQFYIAEIHVKANGQTMTIDSRPTDAIALALRAGAPIYVEEEVMRVAGKRMPKNKDGNGEDDIAASIEELEAEAGEEGKVPAAQVAAEELMEAVEIKSPPRTPLETARQKLQAAIDEERYEDAARLRDEINRLEQSA; encoded by the coding sequence ATGATTCGTCTCAAAGTATATGATGTCGGGCCTCCCTATCCCCTCCACGCCACCCCGGTACTCTGGCTGGCCGACGAAGAGGAAGAGCAGGTCCTGATCCTCTTGATCGGCATCGCGGAAGCCTTCGCAATCAAGAGCCAGATCGACGCCAGCGAAGAAGCGCCGCCGCGCCCCATGACGCACGATCTGCTCAAGTCCGTCTTCGAGCATTTCGACGCCGAGGTACAGTTCGTCCTCATTTCCGAACTGCGCGAGCAGCAGTTCTACATCGCGGAAATACACGTGAAGGCCAACGGACAGACCATGACCATCGACTCGAGGCCCACGGACGCCATCGCCCTGGCCCTTCGCGCCGGCGCGCCGATCTACGTGGAGGAAGAGGTCATGCGCGTGGCGGGCAAGCGGATGCCCAAGAACAAGGACGGGAACGGAGAGGACGATATCGCGGCGTCTATCGAGGAGCTGGAAGCGGAAGCGGGAGAGGAGGGCAAGGTTCCTGCGGCGCAGGTGGCCGCCGAAGAATTGATGGAAGCGGTGGAGATCAAGAGTCCGCCACGCACCCCGCTCGAGACGGCGCGCCAGAAACTTCAGGCAGCCATAGACGAGGAACGGTACGAGGACGCCGCCCGTCTGCGCGACGAGATCAACCGCCTGGAACAAAGCGCCTGA